In Vigna unguiculata cultivar IT97K-499-35 chromosome 3, ASM411807v1, whole genome shotgun sequence, a single genomic region encodes these proteins:
- the LOC114178360 gene encoding sucrose synthase yields the protein MATDRLTRVHSLRERLDETLSANRNEILALLSRIEGKGKGILQHHQVIAEFEEIPEESRQKLTDGAFGEVLRSTQEAIVLPPWVALAVRPRPGVWEYLRVNVHALVVEVLQPAEYLRFKEELVDGSSNGNFVLELDFEPFTASFPRPTLNKSIGNGVQFLNRHLSAKLFHDKESLHPLLEFLRLHSVKGKTLMLNDRIQNPDALQHVLRKAEEYLGTVPPETPYSAFEHKFQEIGLERGWGDNAERVLESIQLLLDLLEAPDPCTLETFLGRIPMVFNVVILSPHGYFAQDNVLGYPDTGGQVVYILDQVRALENEMLHRIKQQGLDIVPRILIITRLLPDAVGTTCGQRLEKVFGTEHSHILRVPFRTEKGIVRQWISRFEVWPYLETYTEDVAHELAKELQGKPDLIVGNYSDGNIVASLLAHKLGVTQCTIAHALEKTKYPESDIYWKKLEERYHFSCQFTADLFAMNHTDFIITSTFQEIAGSKDTVGQYESHTAFTLPGLYRVVHGIDVFDPKFNIVSPGADQTIYFPPTETSRRLTSFHPEIEELLYSSVENEEHICVLKDRTKPIIFTMARLDRVKNITGLVEWYGKNAKLRELVNLVVVAGDRRKESKDLEEKAEMKKMYGLIETYKLNGQFRWISSQMNRVRNGELYRVICDTRGAFVQPAVYEAFGLTVVEAMTCGLPTFATCNGGPAEIIVHGKSGFHIDPYHGDRAADLLVDFFEKCKVDPSHWDKISQAGLQRIEEKYTWQIYSQRLLTLTGVYGFWKHVSNLDRRESRRYLEMFYALKYRKLAESVPLAVE from the exons ATGGCTACCGATCGTTTGACCCGTGTCCACAGTCTCCGTGAGAGGCTCGATGAAACCCTGTCTGCCAACAGGAACGAAATTCTGGCCCTTCTGTCAAG GATCGAAGGCAAGGGCAAGGGGATCTTGCAACACCATCAGGTCATTGCCGAGTTCGAGGAAATCCCCGAGGAGAGCAGACAGAAGCTTACCGATGGTGCTTTTGGAGAAGTCTTGAGATCTACTCAG GAAGCCATAGTTTTGCCACCATGGGTTGCTCTGGCCGTTCGTCCAAGGCCTGGTGTGTGGGAGTATCTGAGAGTGAATGTGCACGCTCTTGTTGTTGAGGTGTTGCAACCTGCTGAGTACCTGCGCTTCAAGGAGGAACTTGTTGATGGAAG TTCTAATGGCAACTTCGTGCTTGAGTTGGACTTTGAACCCTTTACCGCATCCTTCCCTCGCCCAACTCTTAACAAGTCAATTGGAAATGGCGTGCAGTTCCTCAACCGTCACCTTTCTGCCAAACTCTTCCATGACAAGGAGAGCCTGCACCCGCTTTTGGAATTCCTCAGGCTTCACAGCGTCAAGGGAAAG ACTTTGATGTTGAATGACAGAATTCAAAACCCGGATGCTCTTCAACATGTTCTGAGGAAAGCTGAGGAGTATCTGGGCACGGTGCCTCCTGAAACCCCCTACTCAGCATTTGAGCACAAGTTCCAGGAGATTGGTTTGGAGAGAGGGTGGGGTGACAACGCTGAGCGTGTGCTGGAGTCAATTCAACTTCTCTTGGATCTTCTTGAGGCCCCTGATCCGTGCACCCTTGAGACTTTCCTCGGAAGAATCCCTATGGTGTTTAATGTTGTTATTCTTTCTCCCCACGGTTACTTTGCCCAAGATAATGTCTTGGGATACCCCGACACTGGTGGTCAGGTTGTTTACATCTTGGATCAAGTTCGTGCTTTGGAGAATGAGATGCTCCATCGCATTAAGCAACAAGGATTGGACATTGTTCCTCGTATTCTCATC ATCACCCGTCTTCTCCCAGATGCAGTAGGTACTACTTGCGGCCAACGTCTTGAGAAGGTGTTTGGAACCGAACACTCTCACATTCTTCGAGTTCCCTTTAGAACTGAGAAGGGAATTGTTCGCCAGTGGATCTCAAGATTCGAAGTCTGGCCATACTTGGAAACTTACACCGAG GATGTTGCTCATGAGCTTGCCAAAGAGTTGCAGGGCAAGCCAGATCTGATCGTTGGAAACTACAGTGATGGAAACATTGTTGCCTCTTTGTTGGCACATAAATTAGGTGTCACTCAG TGTACCATTGCTCATGCACTTGAGAAGACCAAATACCCTGAATCCGACATTTACTGGAAAAAACTGGAAGAGAGATACCACTTCTCTTGCCAATTCACAGCTGATCTTTTTGCCATGAACCACACTGATTTCATTATCACCAGTACATTCCAAGAGATTGCTGGAAG CAAGGACACTGTTGGACAGTATGAGTCTCACACAGCCTTCACCCTTCCTGGACTCTACCGTGTTGTGCACGGTATCGATGTGTTCGATCCAAAATTCAACATTGTCTCTCCCGGAGCCGATCAAACCATTTACTTCCCCCCAACCGAAACTAGCCGCAGGTTGACCTCTTTCCACCCCGAAATCGAAGAGCTTCTCTACAGTTCAGTCGAGAACGAAGAACACAT ATGTGTGCTGAAGGACCGCACGAAGCCGATTATCTTCACGATGGCGAGGTTGGACCGCGTGAAGAACATCACAGGACTGGTGGAGTGGTACGGTAAGAACGCGAAGCTGAGGGAGCTGGTGAACCTTGTGGTGGTGGCCGGAGACAGGAGGAAGGAGTCGAAGGACCTGGAAGAGAAGGCGGAGATGAAGAAGATGTATGGCCTGATCGAGACGTACAAGTTGAACGGACAATTCAGATGGATATCGTCTCAGATGAACCGTGTGAGGAACGGAGAATTGTACCGTGTGATCTGTGACACGAGGGGTGCGTTTGTTCAGCCTGCGGTGTATGAGGCATTTGGTTTGACAGTGGTGGAGGCCATGACTTGTGGGTTGCCAACATTCGCAACATGCAATGGTGGACCTGCTGAGATCATTGTTCATGGAAAATCTGGGTTCCACATTGATCCTTACCACGGTGACCGTGCTGCTGATCTCCTTGTTGACTTCTTCGAGAAGTGCAAGGTTGACCCATCTCACTGGGACAAAATCTCTCAAGCTGGTCTCCAACGTATTGAAGAGAA GTACACATGGCAGATTTACTCCCAGAGGCTTCTCACACTCACTGGTGTTTATGGTTTCTGGAAGCATGTTTCTAACCTCGATCGCCGTGAGAGTCGCCGCTATCTTGAGATGTTCTATGCTCTCAAGTACCGCAAATTG GCTGAGTCTGTGCCCCTTGCTGTTGAGTAA